The sequence below is a genomic window from Humulus lupulus chromosome 3, drHumLupu1.1, whole genome shotgun sequence.
TGGCATATACGTCTGTAACGTCTCATCCAGCTCAAAAACTAtggtttctttttttatttagaaCTTATTAATAATAGTATGCAGTAATTGAACTATAAaaaaaatgagtaattatatgtgtACTAAAATTATGTAACAAAACATTACACCTACTTGATAATTTCTTTTTATCAATTATATTTCTCTTACAAAAGAATATCACAACAGTTGGTTTAATGTTTTGGGGACATAATTTTAGTGCACTTATCATTTTACTCTTTTACAAAAGAGTATCACAACAGTTGGTTTAATGTTTTGGAGGCATAATTTTAGCGCACCTATCATTATTTGAAtagatatatataaattaaactaATATGGCAAGATGTAATATTTTTGTAGcattctatttatattttatctaataattataaaattgtctaaaaatttaaatgaaatgtTATGAGACATTGATTTaacaatatattaataaaaagagaaattggtgaaaatgacatctttttttaaatgattttgcaCTCTGCACtacttttgttatttttttttttttgcaaaataacttCTGTCTAAAATTTgatcagttgtctaaatttttcaatcagctgtctaaaattttcgaccgactgtttgaatttttcgaccatCTGTCTAAATTTTTGACTACCTGTCTAAATTACGAGAGActatttttcaaataattattaaaactagactaGAATACaaattaactttaaaaaataagtcattttgcccagggacctaataaaaatattaatttttttaaaagaaatgtaATTTTGATGTAAAAAATGTGAAAACTTATTTAATTGCTACAGTGGGATCCATCATGTTTCCGTACAATATTGGATTGAatctaaattaataatatatatacattatatatatatatatatgtgtgtgtaaatGAGGATGAATATGTTATACTTACACAAGAAAATCTCTTATAAACCAAACTtgaccaacaaaaaaaaaaaagtagcaaAACGCTAAACCAACACTTGGTGGGCCCTTCTCTCTCATTTATAATAATTGCCCACGACCTAGTGGAATACTCATTTTGCATATTTTATTGTCCCCTCATAATTGATTTAACATACAAAAGCCTTCCTCTCCTACAACAAACTACGTCACCAACCGATATATATCCCACCCCCCAACCCTTCTCAAATTTCATTCTCTTCTCCAcccaaaaaataaaaacacatatCATACCAAACTGAAAGCTCTGTGATAATTAAACAACATCATATATGGCTGAAGAATGCGCTGAGAGTTCGGTGGCAACTTCCTCCTCCGCCGTAGTTGTACCGCCCACCAACTGGTGGGATCTCCATCCAAGTACCGCCGCCGCCGCCGTCGGCTCATCAGCTCTTTCTTCATGGTGTCTTCATAACAACAATAATACCAATACTACTACAAGTTCTGGTAATATTCCATGGCATAATATTCAAGCTGCGGCGGCTGCTCCCAACTCCAACTCCGACGAAGATGTTTCCATCTCTACTTCTTTCACTAATGCTTCCAACCACTCCGGCCTCACCGTCGAGTCCTCTCGCCGCCTTATTGAGCCGGCGGCTTCTTCCAGCGATGACTTGATGGCGGACCAGCAAGCCGCTTCGGATAATCATATTTGGAGTCAAGTTTTGTTGTAAGTTTTTTAGTTGATTTTTACTATATATGCGAGCtcttttcatttctttttaattagttaatttatGAACCTAGCTAAGATTAAATTCTACATAGTATAACTAAGTAATTTGTTAATAGCAATGAATTTGTAATTATTGGTGCACTTTCTTAATGGTTTGAGTGGAAAGAGGAATCTTTTGGCTTAAAAAGAAAAAAGCATGCTTTAATGGGTAGGTGTAGATGTAGTGTACGCGCACATTGGCAGAAGGTTCACAATCACAACTTATAGGTTTCTCTCTATTAAATTAACTTTCTTTAGGTACTTTTTCTCCCCGTTTCTTGTATATGAATCAATTCTTTTTTTTAGGACCCTTTTCGGTCTTATCTCTCACCGaaactaaaattaataaatactatttttttttttaaaattccatTTATAATCTGGTAATATTCTTTGTACAGAAACGTTGGGAACAATGGAGATTTACACAACCACCAAGACGTAGGAGAGAACTTCCTCGATATGTTATCATCTTCAAAgagcaataatattacaagtaatgGGATGTACGAGCCACCGGCATGTGACTACTTGAAGAAGCTTGACACTAGTAGTAGTAAGTACTCAAATACCTGGGATAATCATAATCACTTCTTATCGAACAACTTCGATGATCAAAAGCCTATGATCAACATCAACGGTAGTAGTAGTACCACTGCTTTCAATGAATCCATGATCGAGAACGAAAGGTTAACCAACAAGTTATCAAACCTAATCAGCACCTGGTCTATTGCACCACCGGAGCTAGAAATGAACATCAATACAAGCACTGCTACTAACAACAATCGCCACTACTTCAGTCCCGATCAAACATGCAATATCTCCTTGAGCTCTTCAATGGAAGATAATCATCTAAAGCAGACGTTTGGTGATTCTGGGGCCGGTTTGTTTCCGCCGTGTAACTACCTTCTTCCTAGTTTGAAGCTCGAAAATGGACACGGTGGCCGCGGTGGTGGTGAGATCGAAGAAGCACCGTGTCCGGGGGCCGAGGCCGCCGGAGCCTTACTTAGAAGGCCATATATTGGAGCTATGGGAGGATACCAAGTTGGCCTTAATAATAGCTCCTTCATGGCCGCCGCGGATCTTCATAACGGTAAATACGGTCATTATGGGATGCCGGCGCCGCCGCTGGTCGACTCTTATTCTTCATGCAGCAGTAATGTTACGGCAACTACTGCTAAAAATTTCGCTGATGTTATATCTTTTGGTGGCCGATTAGGCAAGCCCTTGATGGATTTGCATGCTTCTAATAATAACAAGACTTGTATTAACAAGTCTTTGGGTTCGTCTGATTCGTCTAAGAAGCAAGGGCTTCAGACTTCTACTCCGGtaagctaatttttttttaactcaaGTACTTAAAAATCACTCTTATTATTATCATCACATAATAAGACTTTTACGTAAGTGTTATGTTATTATTCAATTGCTTTGCATATATTGTTTTTTCTTCGTATGAATCAGTGAGCATATTTACTAGTGCATCCCAACTAGGATTTGCAACACTACATAATTATTAAAACTCTATTCATAATAAGGATTTAGAGCAATAAAATTAAACTGGGCaagcattattattattattattattattattattattattattattattattttctttcacATGGCTAATTCcttaattttatattataatatttatgccAGACAAAAGGCAGTGGAAGAGGGCAGGGGAATACGAGTTCTGAAGGGAAGAAGAAAAGGTCTGATAATAATCAAGATACTTCAGAAACAAGCTTGAAAAAATCAAAACAAGAAAATTCTACTGCTTCGTCTGCA
It includes:
- the LOC133824256 gene encoding uncharacterized protein LOC133824256, producing MAEECAESSVATSSSAVVVPPTNWWDLHPSTAAAAVGSSALSSWCLHNNNNTNTTTSSGNIPWHNIQAAAAAPNSNSDEDVSISTSFTNASNHSGLTVESSRRLIEPAASSSDDLMADQQAASDNHIWSQVLLNVGNNGDLHNHQDVGENFLDMLSSSKSNNITSNGMYEPPACDYLKKLDTSSSKYSNTWDNHNHFLSNNFDDQKPMININGSSSTTAFNESMIENERLTNKLSNLISTWSIAPPELEMNINTSTATNNNRHYFSPDQTCNISLSSSMEDNHLKQTFGDSGAGLFPPCNYLLPSLKLENGHGGRGGGEIEEAPCPGAEAAGALLRRPYIGAMGGYQVGLNNSSFMAAADLHNGKYGHYGMPAPPLVDSYSSCSSNVTATTAKNFADVISFGGRLGKPLMDLHASNNNKTCINKSLGSSDSSKKQGLQTSTPTKGSGRGQGNTSSEGKKKRSDNNQDTSETSLKKSKQENSTASSAKMQMPKVKLGERITALQQIVSPFGKTDTASVLYEAIQYIKFLQEQVKLLSNPYMKTNSHKDPWGNLDRNKDQNHNQMMMMMKQQGDDDEHVKVDLRSRGLCLVPLSCTPQVYRENTGSDYWTPTYRGCLYR